A portion of the Clostridium gelidum genome contains these proteins:
- a CDS encoding methyl-accepting chemotaxis protein encodes MNLLKKVKVKLISAFLLVAILIAVVGAVGTISLKNVNTKSEEMYSVNLQSVNKVLSVKANMSKIEGKLLTMMYEKDKSRVEEAGKNIISMVEEDNKYIADYEKLISTSEEEKVWAEFKNNVTKYRNTRNGVIDAVNSDNFNEAQKQYVSMEPIEKEMLDSLDKVIGINLNAAQVADENIDLTYISANWSIFILTIVGFIIAIILGLFMSRNINVPLKKIKDFAEKLALYDFSTPIRITRKDEFGQTGAALNIAQKNVNSLVKAIIENSQDISASSEELSATAEELASKAVSIDEAVNNIASGMQDSSAASEEISASIQEVDSSINELSEKAMVGSDNASKSKERAAEVQNNSRQAIDETEKLYAEKEKKMLQVIENGKVVNSIKIMADTIGSIAEQTNLLALNAAIEAARAGEQGKGFAVVAEEVRTLAEQSAQAVTSIHDTIIKVQEAFNNSIDTSNDMLNFINNEVHEQFNAYGETGNQYYNDSDFVSKMSEEIAAMSEEITATVDQVSEAVQNMAQTSQRSNEQAEDIKESMNETTKAIEQVAQTAQSQAELAQRLNEIVQEFKI; translated from the coding sequence ATGAATTTATTAAAGAAAGTAAAAGTAAAATTAATTTCAGCATTTTTGCTTGTAGCTATATTAATTGCTGTAGTGGGTGCAGTTGGAACAATATCATTAAAAAATGTAAATACGAAGTCAGAAGAAATGTACAGTGTAAATCTGCAAAGTGTTAATAAGGTTTTATCAGTAAAAGCAAATATGTCAAAAATTGAAGGTAAGCTTTTAACAATGATGTATGAAAAAGATAAATCTAGAGTAGAAGAAGCCGGTAAAAACATTATTTCGATGGTAGAAGAGGATAATAAATATATAGCAGATTATGAAAAGCTCATTAGTACATCCGAAGAAGAAAAGGTTTGGGCTGAGTTTAAAAATAATGTAACAAAGTATAGAAATACTAGAAATGGTGTAATAGATGCTGTTAATTCTGATAATTTTAATGAGGCACAAAAACAATATGTATCAATGGAACCTATAGAAAAGGAGATGTTAGATAGCCTTGATAAAGTTATAGGGATAAATTTAAATGCTGCACAAGTAGCAGATGAAAATATTGATTTAACATACATATCTGCAAATTGGAGTATATTTATATTAACTATTGTAGGATTTATAATTGCAATTATACTTGGATTATTTATGTCAAGAAATATAAATGTACCATTGAAAAAGATAAAAGATTTTGCAGAAAAATTAGCCTTATATGATTTCTCAACTCCAATTAGAATTACAAGAAAAGATGAATTCGGGCAAACAGGTGCTGCCTTAAATATAGCGCAAAAAAATGTAAATAGTTTAGTTAAAGCAATTATAGAAAATTCTCAAGACATAAGTGCATCTAGTGAGGAACTTTCTGCAACTGCTGAAGAACTAGCTTCTAAAGCTGTAAGCATAGATGAAGCAGTAAATAATATTGCAAGTGGAATGCAAGACTCTAGTGCAGCATCAGAAGAAATAAGCGCTTCAATCCAAGAAGTAGATTCAAGTATTAATGAACTTTCAGAAAAGGCTATGGTGGGAAGTGACAATGCAAGCAAATCTAAAGAAAGAGCTGCAGAAGTTCAAAATAATAGTAGACAAGCTATAGATGAAACAGAAAAGTTATATGCTGAAAAGGAAAAAAAGATGCTACAAGTTATTGAAAATGGAAAAGTAGTAAATAGTATTAAAATTATGGCAGATACTATAGGGAGTATAGCAGAGCAAACAAACTTATTAGCATTAAATGCAGCTATAGAAGCAGCAAGAGCTGGAGAACAAGGGAAAGGATTTGCAGTTGTTGCAGAAGAGGTAAGAACGCTTGCAGAACAATCAGCACAGGCAGTAACATCTATTCATGATACAATTATTAAGGTTCAAGAAGCATTTAACAATAGTATTGACACTAGTAATGATATGCTGAATTTCATAAATAATGAGGTTCATGAACAATTTAATGCTTATGGAGAAACTGGTAATCAGTATTATAATGATTCTGATTTTGTAAGCAAAATGTCTGAGGAAATTGCAGCTATGTCTGAAGAAATTACAGCTACTGTAGACCAGGTAAGTGAAGCAGTACAGAATATGGCACAAACATCACAAAGATCTAATGAACAAGC
- a CDS encoding putative bifunctional diguanylate cyclase/phosphodiesterase: MNKVKRIYSTKQYKLKLINFDKSKFIESIYRKQKIKIEKQGRLIAKYDILTKLPNSVYFFEKLNNTLEKIKINNKKGAVIYIDIDDYKVINNNLGYCLGDSILKLFSELINRCIGECSELTRLNGDEFAILVHEFDNIRQIEEICNEIYKNLKKPLKIMDDKVHISVSMGISIFPDNSINADELLRFCNFAMHKSKHEGKSTYTVFNNEALDTYYREALIKSELKSVINRQELDIFYQPQINSLNNNIVGMEALLRWNNAKLGRVSPAEFIPIAENTGDIIKIGDWVIDKVLRQAFIWRNKGYKFDTISVNISPIQMRKIDFKENLLNLCAKYNVPPNFLEIEITECTLIDICKEKIEVLNELMESGINIAIDDFGTGYSSLSYLINIPINTLKIDKTFIDNIKNYKSKALIKSIVELSKDLKYKIITEGVETKDQINLLADLGCNIIQGFYFSKPLPMYEMELLLENNSKIEQ, from the coding sequence ATGAATAAAGTTAAAAGGATATATTCTACTAAACAATATAAATTAAAATTAATAAACTTTGATAAAAGCAAATTCATTGAAAGTATATACAGGAAACAAAAAATAAAAATTGAAAAACAGGGAAGATTAATAGCTAAGTATGATATTCTTACTAAGCTTCCTAATAGCGTCTATTTTTTTGAAAAACTTAATAATACATTAGAAAAAATTAAGATTAATAATAAAAAGGGTGCAGTTATTTATATAGATATTGATGACTATAAGGTTATAAATAATAATTTGGGGTATTGTTTAGGAGACTCGATTTTAAAATTATTTTCTGAATTAATAAATAGATGTATTGGAGAATGTTCAGAATTAACAAGATTAAATGGTGATGAATTTGCAATTCTGGTTCATGAATTTGATAACATAAGACAAATAGAAGAAATATGTAATGAGATTTATAAAAACTTGAAGAAACCTTTAAAAATAATGGATGATAAAGTGCATATTAGTGTAAGTATGGGAATATCAATTTTCCCAGATAATAGTATAAATGCTGATGAACTATTAAGATTTTGTAATTTTGCAATGCATAAATCCAAACATGAAGGAAAAAGTACTTATACAGTTTTTAACAATGAAGCACTAGATACATATTATAGAGAAGCACTAATTAAGAGTGAACTAAAAAGTGTTATTAATAGGCAGGAATTAGATATTTTTTATCAACCACAGATTAATTCATTAAACAATAACATTGTAGGGATGGAAGCACTTTTAAGATGGAATAATGCTAAACTTGGACGTGTTTCCCCAGCTGAGTTTATACCTATTGCTGAAAATACTGGCGATATAATAAAAATTGGTGATTGGGTTATTGATAAAGTATTAAGACAAGCTTTTATATGGAGGAATAAAGGCTATAAATTTGACACTATATCTGTTAACATATCACCAATTCAAATGAGGAAAATAGATTTTAAAGAGAATTTATTAAATTTGTGTGCTAAATATAATGTTCCTCCTAATTTTTTAGAGATAGAAATAACAGAGTGTACTTTAATAGATATTTGCAAAGAAAAAATAGAAGTATTAAATGAACTTATGGAGAGCGGTATTAATATTGCAATAGATGATTTTGGAACAGGATATTCTTCTTTAAGTTACTTAATTAATATTCCCATTAATACATTGAAGATAGATAAAACTTTTATAGATAACATTAAGAACTATAAAAGCAAAGCACTAATTAAAAGTATTGTTGAGTTATCAAAAGATTTAAAATATAAGATAATTACTGAAGGTGTGGAAACAAAAGATCAGATAAATTTACTTGCAGATTTGGGATGCAATATAATTCAAGGTTTCTATTTTAGTAAGCCACTTCCAATGTATGAAATGGAACTATTATTAGAAAATAATAGCAAAATAGAACAATAG
- a CDS encoding tyrosine-type recombinase/integrase, which translates to MRASTETKIKYLTQKEALSLFNSIASSGSLHSTRDLAIFRLAYRCGLRVSEVSLLKLQNYNMSKGEIYCRRLKGSNNNTLRLDEKTKVALDNYINESNIKSESQIIFTSQKNNPISRQTLDYLTKKYCTMADIEDKSKHHFHALKHTTAVHLAECDMDIKELQWWLGHKSVSNTEIYFQFTTKQQDKMYEKLEGKSEMV; encoded by the coding sequence ATGAGAGCATCTACTGAAACTAAAATCAAATATTTGACACAAAAAGAGGCCTTATCATTATTTAATTCAATAGCGAGTTCTGGTAGTTTACACTCAACACGTGATCTAGCTATATTTAGGTTAGCTTATAGATGTGGTCTTAGAGTTTCAGAAGTATCATTACTAAAATTACAAAATTATAATATGTCAAAAGGCGAAATATACTGTAGGCGTTTAAAAGGAAGTAATAATAACACTTTAAGACTCGACGAAAAAACAAAAGTTGCTTTGGATAACTATATAAATGAAAGTAATATAAAATCTGAGTCTCAAATTATTTTTACAAGTCAAAAAAATAATCCAATATCACGTCAAACCTTGGATTATCTTACAAAAAAATATTGTACTATGGCTGATATTGAAGATAAATCAAAACATCATTTCCATGCACTAAAACATACTACGGCTGTTCATTTGGCTGAATGCGATATGGATATTAAAGAGCTTCAATGGTGGCTAGGTCATAAGTCTGTTTCTAATACAGAAATATATTTTCAATTTACTACTAAACAGCAAGATAAAATGTATGAGAAACTTGAAGGAAAAAGTGAAATGGTATAA